A window of the Thunnus albacares chromosome 15, fThuAlb1.1, whole genome shotgun sequence genome harbors these coding sequences:
- the rtn4ip1 gene encoding reticulon-4-interacting protein 1 homolog, mitochondrial isoform X1, translated as MKRDPLNIKQSGSEFPLILGRDVSGVIMECGLDVKYFRERDEVWAAIPPWKQGSLAEFVVLSANEVSHKPKSLSHTEAAAIPYVATTAWSALVNTGGLTKDNCTKKRILILGGSGGVGTFAIQMLKAWGAHVTVTCSQNAERFVKGLGADHVVDYTAGPVDEPLSALEKFDLILDNVGGDTERWALNLLKPWCGAKYVTLVTPFLQNTDTLGIADGMLQTAATMTTKALKHLVKGVHYRWGFFAPSGPALDDIREMVDAGQIRAVVEETFSFSQVPQAFEKMEKGHARGKTVVQISSGGEDL; from the exons ATGAAGAGAGACCCTCTGAATATCAAGCAGTCGGGCAGCGAGTTCCCTCTCATCCTGGGGAGGGACGTGTCCGGTGTCATCATGGAGTGTGGCCTAGATGTGAAGTACttcagagaaagagatgag GTGTGGGCAGCTATCCCACCATGGAAGCAGGGAAGCCTGGCTGAGTTTGTGGTGCTGAGTGCCAATGAG gTATCCCACAAACCAAAGTCACTGAGCCACACAGAGGCTGCGGCCATTCCATACGTGGCAACCACTGCCTGGTCAGCACTTGTTAACACTGGTGGGCTCACTAAAGACAACTGTACCAAGAAGCG GATTTTGATCCTTGGAGGATCTGGGGGAGTGGGAACATTTGCTATACAG atgttgaaggCGTGGGGAGCCCATGTGACTGTTACATGCTCCCAGAATGCTGAGCGGTTCGTAAAGGGACTGGGGGCGGACCATGTGGTGGACTACACCGCCGGACCTGTTGATGAGCCACTCAGTGCCTTGGAGAA ATTTGACCTGATCCTGGATAATGTAGGGGGGGATACGGAGCGCTGGGCGCTGAATCTGCTTAAGCCTTGGTGTGGCGCCAAGTATGTCACCCTTGTGACACCCTTCCTCCAGAACACTGACACGCTGGGTATTGCTGATGGCATGCTGCAGACTGCTGCCACCATGACCACCAAGGCCCTCAAG CACCTTGTTAAAGGAGTTCACTACCGCTGGGGATTCTTTGCACCTAGTGGTCCAGCATTGGATGACATAAGGGAAATGGTGGATGCAGGACAG ATCCGCGCAGTGGTGGAGGAGACCTTCAGCTTTTCACAGGTTCCCCAGGCCTTTGAGAAGATGGAGAAGGGTCATGCCAGAGGAAAGACTGTGGTCCAGATCAGCTCAGGGGGAGAAGACTTATAA
- the rtn4ip1 gene encoding reticulon-4-interacting protein 1 homolog, mitochondrial isoform X2: MRTMRHLLYSRWLFGLSKSPNVNTSVSSQTRLFSTTNSCMTIMPAWVIDKYGSNDVLRFTKNASFPVINYPNEVIVRVFAAGLNPIDVSMRGGYGSATLSMKRDPLNIKQSGSEFPLILGRDVSGVIMECGLDVKYFRERDEVWAAIPPWKQGSLAEFVVLSANEVSHKPKSLSHTEAAAIPYVATTAWSALVNTGGLTKDNCTKKRILILGGSGGVGTFAIQMLKAWGAHVTVTCSQNAERFVKGLGADHVVDYTAGPVDEPLSALEKFDLILDNVGGDTERWALNLLKPWCGAKYVTLVTPFLQNTDTLGIADGMLQTAATMTTKALKHLVKGVHYRWGFFAPSGPALDDIREMVDAGQIRAVVEETFSFSQVPQAFEKMEKGHARGKTVVQISSGGEDL, translated from the exons ATGAGAACTATGAGGCACTTATTGTACAGTAGGTGGTTGTTTGGTCTTAGTAAATCACCAAATGTGAACACGTCAGTTTCCAGCCAGACTAGACTGTTCAGTACCACCAACAGCTGCATGACTATAATGCCTGCCTGGGTCATTGATAAATATGGAAGCAATGACGTTTTAAGGTTCACTAAAAATGCCAGTTTCCCCGTCATCAACTACCCCAATGAGGTCATTGTCAGAGTGTTTGCAGCGGGACTGAACCCAATTGATGTCAGCATGAGAG GTGGCTATGGTTCTGCAACATTGTCTATGAAGAGAGACCCTCTGAATATCAAGCAGTCGGGCAGCGAGTTCCCTCTCATCCTGGGGAGGGACGTGTCCGGTGTCATCATGGAGTGTGGCCTAGATGTGAAGTACttcagagaaagagatgag GTGTGGGCAGCTATCCCACCATGGAAGCAGGGAAGCCTGGCTGAGTTTGTGGTGCTGAGTGCCAATGAG gTATCCCACAAACCAAAGTCACTGAGCCACACAGAGGCTGCGGCCATTCCATACGTGGCAACCACTGCCTGGTCAGCACTTGTTAACACTGGTGGGCTCACTAAAGACAACTGTACCAAGAAGCG GATTTTGATCCTTGGAGGATCTGGGGGAGTGGGAACATTTGCTATACAG atgttgaaggCGTGGGGAGCCCATGTGACTGTTACATGCTCCCAGAATGCTGAGCGGTTCGTAAAGGGACTGGGGGCGGACCATGTGGTGGACTACACCGCCGGACCTGTTGATGAGCCACTCAGTGCCTTGGAGAA ATTTGACCTGATCCTGGATAATGTAGGGGGGGATACGGAGCGCTGGGCGCTGAATCTGCTTAAGCCTTGGTGTGGCGCCAAGTATGTCACCCTTGTGACACCCTTCCTCCAGAACACTGACACGCTGGGTATTGCTGATGGCATGCTGCAGACTGCTGCCACCATGACCACCAAGGCCCTCAAG CACCTTGTTAAAGGAGTTCACTACCGCTGGGGATTCTTTGCACCTAGTGGTCCAGCATTGGATGACATAAGGGAAATGGTGGATGCAGGACAG ATCCGCGCAGTGGTGGAGGAGACCTTCAGCTTTTCACAGGTTCCCCAGGCCTTTGAGAAGATGGAGAAGGGTCATGCCAGAGGAAAGACTGTGGTCCAGATCAGCTCAGGGGGAGAAGACTTATAA